The Planococcus liqunii genome includes a region encoding these proteins:
- the rpsP gene encoding 30S ribosomal protein S16 — MAVKIRLKRMGAKKSPFYRIVVADSRSPRDGRQIQTVGTYNPLTVPAEVKIDEELALKWLHDGAKPSDTVRNLFSQNGIMEKYHNEKLSK; from the coding sequence ATGGCAGTAAAAATTCGCTTAAAACGTATGGGAGCTAAAAAATCTCCTTTTTACCGTATCGTAGTTGCTGATTCACGTTCACCACGTGACGGCCGTCAAATCCAGACAGTAGGTACTTACAACCCGCTAACAGTTCCAGCTGAAGTTAAAATCGACGAAGAATTAGCGTTGAAATGGCTTCACGATGGTGCAAAACCATCTGACACTGTTCGCAACTTGTTTTCTCAAAACGGCATTATGGAGAAATACCATAACGAAAAATTAAGCAAGTAA
- the ffh gene encoding signal recognition particle protein — MAFEGLSERLQGTIQRIKGKGKVSEADVKEMMREVRFALIEADVNLKVVKEFVKKVSERAVGVDVMQSLTPGQQVVKIVKDELTTLMGGEQSKIEFSTKQPTVIMMVGLQGAGKTTTTGKLASLLRKKHNRKPLMVAADVYRPAAIQQLETIGKQLSLPVFSKGTDISPVEIARQAIEYAKQEHMDTVLIDTAGRLHVDENLMQELKDIRALKEPDEIFLVVDAMTGQDAVNVAQSFNEALGITGVVLTKLDGDTRGGAALSIRSVTEKPIKFVGMGEKMDALEAFYPERMASRILGMGDMLSLIEKAQSNVDEEKARELEEKFRTSSFTFDDFLDQMTQVKQMGPLDEILKMLPGANKIKGLENAKVDESQMGRVEAIIRSMTKQEKITPEIINSNRRKRIAKGSGTSIQDVNRLLKQFEDMKKMMKQMSGMNQKGKKKMSMPGLDSLFK, encoded by the coding sequence ATGGCATTTGAAGGATTATCCGAACGCCTGCAAGGCACAATCCAGCGCATCAAAGGCAAAGGGAAAGTATCTGAAGCAGATGTGAAAGAGATGATGCGTGAAGTCCGTTTCGCATTAATCGAAGCGGATGTTAACTTGAAAGTTGTTAAAGAGTTTGTTAAAAAAGTCAGTGAACGCGCAGTTGGGGTAGATGTTATGCAAAGTTTGACGCCTGGCCAGCAAGTCGTAAAAATCGTTAAAGATGAATTGACGACGTTAATGGGCGGCGAACAAAGCAAAATCGAATTCTCAACTAAACAGCCGACTGTGATCATGATGGTCGGATTGCAAGGGGCCGGGAAAACGACCACTACGGGAAAACTCGCAAGTTTGCTCCGCAAAAAACACAACCGCAAACCTTTAATGGTGGCAGCGGATGTCTACCGTCCGGCAGCGATTCAGCAGCTGGAAACCATCGGCAAGCAATTGTCTCTTCCGGTCTTTTCGAAAGGGACGGATATTTCCCCGGTGGAAATTGCACGCCAAGCCATTGAATATGCAAAACAAGAACATATGGATACGGTCTTAATTGATACGGCAGGGCGTTTGCATGTGGATGAAAATCTGATGCAGGAACTGAAAGACATCCGTGCGTTAAAAGAACCGGATGAAATTTTCCTTGTTGTCGATGCCATGACTGGACAGGACGCGGTCAATGTTGCACAAAGCTTTAACGAAGCGCTAGGCATTACCGGCGTCGTTTTGACGAAGCTTGACGGGGATACTCGCGGCGGTGCGGCGCTTTCCATCCGTTCCGTAACCGAAAAACCGATTAAATTTGTCGGGATGGGCGAAAAAATGGATGCACTGGAAGCTTTTTATCCAGAACGTATGGCATCGCGGATTCTTGGCATGGGCGATATGCTGTCGCTGATTGAAAAGGCGCAGTCCAATGTCGATGAAGAAAAAGCACGGGAACTGGAAGAGAAGTTCAGGACTTCTTCGTTTACATTTGATGATTTCCTTGACCAAATGACCCAAGTGAAGCAAATGGGGCCGCTCGATGAAATCTTGAAAATGCTCCCAGGCGCCAATAAAATCAAAGGCCTTGAAAATGCGAAAGTGGACGAAAGCCAGATGGGTCGCGTCGAAGCGATTATCCGGTCGATGACCAAACAGGAGAAAATCACTCCTGAAATCATCAACTCAAACCGCCGCAAGCGGATTGCCAAAGGATCGGGCACATCTATCCAGGACGTTAACCGCCTGTTGAAGCAATTTGAAGACATGAAAAAAATGATGAAACAAATGTCCGGCATGAACCAAAAAGGCAAAAAGAAAATGTCTATGCCCGGATTGGACTCGCTTTTTAAATAA
- a CDS encoding putative DNA-binding protein, which produces MGLEKTTRMNYLFDFYQELLTPKQRSYMMLYYLDDHSLGEIAETYNITRQAVYDNIRRTEAMLEEYEAKLQLFEKFQKRQQLVSSFEKQPFSEDRVRELLDQLKEWD; this is translated from the coding sequence ATGGGGTTAGAAAAGACAACACGCATGAATTATTTGTTTGATTTCTATCAAGAATTGCTGACGCCAAAACAGCGCAGTTACATGATGCTGTATTATTTAGATGATCATTCCTTAGGTGAAATTGCTGAGACTTATAACATTACGCGCCAGGCGGTTTACGACAATATCCGCCGGACAGAAGCGATGCTTGAAGAATACGAAGCGAAATTGCAGCTTTTCGAGAAATTCCAGAAACGGCAGCAATTGGTTTCGTCATTTGAAAAACAGCCATTCTCAGAAGACCGGGTCCGGGAATTGCTGGACCAGCTTAAAGAATGGGATTAG
- the ftsY gene encoding signal recognition particle-docking protein FtsY translates to MSFFKKLKDKFAGNPEAEESTEKYKEGLTKTRTGFTSKINDLVAKYRKVDEDFFEELEDILLQADVGFDTVMELMDQLRYEVQRKNVKDTSTVQSVISEKLVEIYQAGEEEINELKFADDLTVILFVGVNGVGKTTTIAKLAHRLKNEGKSVLLAAGDTFRAGAIEQLDIWGQRVGVDVIKQSEGSDPAAVMYDAVRAAKSRGVDVLICDTAGRLQNKVNLMNELEKVYRVISREIPGAPHEVLLALDATTGQNALIQAQMFKEATDVTGIVLTKLDGTAKGGIVLAIRSKLNIPVKFVGLGEQMDDLQPFDPQKYVYGLFAEGLDKEEETENAEADK, encoded by the coding sequence ATGAGTTTCTTCAAAAAGCTAAAAGATAAATTTGCAGGAAATCCGGAGGCTGAAGAGTCAACCGAAAAATATAAAGAAGGCTTAACCAAGACACGCACCGGCTTCACGTCGAAAATTAATGATTTAGTGGCGAAGTACCGCAAAGTGGACGAAGATTTCTTTGAAGAATTAGAAGATATCCTGCTTCAGGCAGATGTCGGATTTGATACCGTGATGGAATTGATGGATCAGCTGCGTTATGAAGTGCAGCGCAAGAACGTCAAGGATACTTCCACTGTGCAGTCGGTCATTTCCGAAAAATTAGTGGAAATCTACCAGGCTGGTGAAGAGGAAATCAATGAACTCAAATTCGCCGATGATTTGACGGTCATCTTATTTGTTGGCGTCAACGGCGTCGGCAAAACGACGACTATCGCCAAATTGGCGCATCGCCTGAAAAATGAAGGGAAATCAGTGCTGTTGGCTGCGGGCGATACATTCCGTGCCGGTGCAATTGAACAATTGGATATTTGGGGCCAGCGCGTTGGCGTTGACGTAATTAAGCAAAGTGAAGGGTCGGATCCGGCAGCTGTTATGTATGACGCAGTCCGTGCCGCCAAATCGCGCGGCGTCGATGTCTTGATCTGCGATACGGCAGGGCGCTTGCAGAACAAAGTGAACTTGATGAACGAGCTGGAAAAAGTATACCGCGTCATTTCACGTGAAATTCCGGGTGCTCCTCATGAAGTGCTGCTTGCACTGGATGCTACAACTGGCCAAAATGCCTTGATCCAAGCTCAGATGTTCAAAGAAGCGACGGATGTAACCGGCATTGTTTTGACGAAATTGGATGGTACGGCGAAAGGCGGAATCGTTTTGGCGATTCGCAGCAAACTGAATATTCCTGTGAAGTTTGTCGGCCTTGGCGAACAGATGGATGATTTGCAGCCGTTTGATCCGCAAAAATATGTTTACGGTTTATTTGCCGAAGGCTTGGACAAAGAAGAAGAAACAGAAAACGCTGAAGCAGACAAGTAA